The Dyadobacter sp. 676 DNA window CTCCCCTTCCCCCTTTCAAAAAAATCATCTTTTATTTTGTACTAATTAGTAAAGTATTATACCTTTGTAGCACCAAACAATAAAACAATGGCAGGCAGACCTAAAATATATGACGAAACGGCGATCCTGGACAAGGCGGTGGAAGTCTTTTGGGAGAAAGGATATGCCAACGCGACTGCCGACGACCTGCTCCATGCGATGGGAATCGGAAAAGGTAGTTTTTACTTCGCATTCAAAGGCGGAAAGGAGGAGTTGTTCAGAAAGTCGATGGAACGGGTCGTTGAACTGAATTTCAAATCGCTCCGCGACACGCTTGCTACCTGTGATAACCCCGTGCAGTTCCTCCGTGATTTTTTCATGTCGCTTGCCGGCAATGAATCGCCGGTTGGCGACAAAGGTTGCTATTTCGGCAACGCACTGATACAGGTTTCGGCGCACGACTCCGGGTTGAAACTGATCGCATCCAAATACCTGCATTTGCTGGAAGAGATATTTACCGGAGCCGTTCAACGGGGCAAGGGCCTTGGACTGCTGCAAACCGCGGAATCCGCTGAAACGCTCGGGACTTACCTGGTAAATCTCTGGAATGGCCTGAATGTGACACGCAGAATGGAAACCGATCAACACAAACTGGCCGAACTGGTCCGTTTGAACCTGAATATCCTCACGTAATTTTTTTATCCAATTTTGTACCAAATAGTACAGTTTATTTCAACCACTTAAATCAAAAAAATCATGAAACGCAAAGCAACAGCCGTATGGAATGGTGATATCAAAACAGGCGCCGGCCATATCACAACGGGCAGCACCGTTCTTAATAAAACGCAATACTCCTTCAATAGCCGCTTCGCCGACGGCATCGGCACCAATCCCGAGGAACTCCTTGCGGCCGCACACGCGGGCTGCTTCACGATGAAACTCGACCTGGATCTTACACAGGCGGGCTACAAGGTGGAATCGTTGGAAACGCAATCGGTTGTTACGCTGGATAATGGCAAAATCACCAAATCCGAATTGACCCTGCAAGCCAGGGTACCGGGTATTTCGGAAGAAGATTTCCGGATCATCGCCAAAGAAGCCGAAAAAACCTGTCCGGTGAGCCAGGCCTTCAATTTTGAAATCGTACTGAACGCGACATTGGCTTGATCGGATTGGCCGTTAGACGCCGGCCGGCGCCTGACTCCTGTCGGGCGCCAATTGCATTTTTGCCATTTTTACCGGCGGGCCTGGGAAGCATCGCTTATCTGCTCACATTCTCCCGGCGACCGTTTAGCCAAAACCAATCTTCTCGATCTGACGGGCACGGAGCTTCAAATCGTTTCAATTACCAGTGGTTTCAAACGAACCGGTTACCTCCGACTTTTTGTTGCATGGTAACAAACTGCCACCAGAATGAGTACCTTCTTCAAGCGGATACCGTCGCCGACGGGCCTTCTGACGCTGATTGCCAGCGAAAACGGATTACGGGCCGTGCTCTGGGACCGTGGCGATCCCGAAAAATCCGGCATCGACCGGGGTGAAGAAAACCCCGATCACCCATTGCTGCTCGAAACGGAAAGACAACTGAACGAATACTTCACCAAAAAGCGCAAAACCTTTTCGCTTCCGCTGGACTTCGTCGGCAGCGAATTTCAAAAGCAGGTCTGGGAAGCGTTGCTGACCATTCCCTTTGGCGAAACGCGGACATACGGCGATATCGCGCGCCAGATAGGCAATCCCGATTCGGTACGGGCCGTAGGCGGCGCTGCCAACAAAAACCCTATTCCGATCATAGCGCCTTGCCATAGGGTCGTGGGGGCCAACGGGAAGCTGGTTGGCTTTGGCGGCGGGCTTGAAAACAAAGCATTGCTACTGGATCTGGAAGCACCCTATCGGCAAACCACGTTGTTCGATTAAAATGGCCGCACAACAGGTAACCGTTAGTTAACCTGTCGTATTTTCGAGATTTCTTTTTTATCTTTGCCACATTGTTCACCAACCGTAAACACCAGGTGTAGGAGTCCATTTCTTTCAGGAAAATAAATGCATGCGGCCGTTGTGGCGGCCGCTATTATTCATTCTCAAAAGAAATGTACTATGCTTTTTCTTCAAGGTGTTACCTATGCACACCCGAACCGGGATGTGCTTTTTACCGATATTAACCTTACTGTTAACAGACACGACAAAATTGCGCTCATAGGGAACAACGGTGCCGGAAAATCGACATTGTTGGGCATCCTGGCAGGTCGCCTTAAACCGGCTGCGGGTGCCGCCGGTGCCGATTCGAAACCTTATTACGTTCCCCAGCTTCTGGGACAGTTCAATCACCTCACCGTAGCCGAAGCGCTGGGTGTACATGATAAATTGCTGGCGCTGAAAGAAATTCTCGAAGGGCACCTTACCGACATAAACCTCGAACTGCTGGACGACGACTGGGGTATCGAAGAACGGTGCCAGGAAGCTTTCGCTCATTGGCAACTGAACGGCGTAACGCTCGCGCAACCTATGGCTACGTTGAGCGGAGGGCAGAAGACCAAGGTTTTTCTCGCCGGAATCATCATCCATGAACCTGAAATTGTACTCCTCGACGAGCCCAGCAATCACCTCGATGTGGACAGCCGGTCTATTTTGTATGATTATATCCGGTCCACGAACCATACGCTCGTCGTGGTCAGCCACGACCGGACTTTGTTGAACCTGCTCGATACGGTTTGTGAACTCGGAAAACGGGGCGTCACTACTTACGGCGGGAATTATGATTTTTATGTAGAACAGAAGGCCATCGAAAACGAAGCGCTGAATCAGGACGTAAAAGCCAGGGAGAAGGCGCTTCGGAAAGCCAGGGAAGTAGAAAGGGAATCGATGGAACGCCAGCAAAAGCTGGATGCGCGCGGCAAAAGGAAGCAAGAGAAAGCGGGCCTGCCGACAATCGTTCAGAATGCATTCCGGAACAATGCCGAGCGAAGTACAGCCCGAATGAAGGGGATCCACGCCGAAAAAGTAGACGGCATCGCCCGGGAACTAAGCGATTTACGCAGCGAATTACCGGCCGCGGATAAAATGAAGGTCGATTTCGACAATTCGTCCCTGCACAGGGGCAAAATTCTCGTTACGGCGGAGCATATTAACTACACTTATACC harbors:
- a CDS encoding methylated-DNA--[protein]-cysteine S-methyltransferase, which gives rise to MSTFFKRIPSPTGLLTLIASENGLRAVLWDRGDPEKSGIDRGEENPDHPLLLETERQLNEYFTKKRKTFSLPLDFVGSEFQKQVWEALLTIPFGETRTYGDIARQIGNPDSVRAVGGAANKNPIPIIAPCHRVVGANGKLVGFGGGLENKALLLDLEAPYRQTTLFD
- a CDS encoding TetR/AcrR family transcriptional regulator — translated: MAGRPKIYDETAILDKAVEVFWEKGYANATADDLLHAMGIGKGSFYFAFKGGKEELFRKSMERVVELNFKSLRDTLATCDNPVQFLRDFFMSLAGNESPVGDKGCYFGNALIQVSAHDSGLKLIASKYLHLLEEIFTGAVQRGKGLGLLQTAESAETLGTYLVNLWNGLNVTRRMETDQHKLAELVRLNLNILT
- the abc-f gene encoding ribosomal protection-like ABC-F family protein, whose amino-acid sequence is MLFLQGVTYAHPNRDVLFTDINLTVNRHDKIALIGNNGAGKSTLLGILAGRLKPAAGAAGADSKPYYVPQLLGQFNHLTVAEALGVHDKLLALKEILEGHLTDINLELLDDDWGIEERCQEAFAHWQLNGVTLAQPMATLSGGQKTKVFLAGIIIHEPEIVLLDEPSNHLDVDSRSILYDYIRSTNHTLVVVSHDRTLLNLLDTVCELGKRGVTTYGGNYDFYVEQKAIENEALNQDVKAREKALRKAREVERESMERQQKLDARGKRKQEKAGLPTIVQNAFRNNAERSTARMKGIHAEKVDGIARELSDLRSELPAADKMKVDFDNSSLHRGKILVTAEHINYTYTDRALWDLETGFQITSGERIAIKGANGSGKTTLLRMILGELQPATGTIVRADFKSVYIDQDYSLIDNTLTVYEQAWKFNSGALQEHDIKTRLNRFLFTREYWDKPCVDLSGGEKMRLMLCSLAIATQAPDMIVLDEPTNNLDIQNIGILTAAINEYRGTIIVVSHDAHFLREIGVGREIVLA
- a CDS encoding OsmC family protein — its product is MKRKATAVWNGDIKTGAGHITTGSTVLNKTQYSFNSRFADGIGTNPEELLAAAHAGCFTMKLDLDLTQAGYKVESLETQSVVTLDNGKITKSELTLQARVPGISEEDFRIIAKEAEKTCPVSQAFNFEIVLNATLA